A genomic window from Macaca thibetana thibetana isolate TM-01 chromosome 16, ASM2454274v1, whole genome shotgun sequence includes:
- the LOC126939558 gene encoding transmembrane ascorbate-dependent reductase CYB561, with protein MEGGAAASTPAALPYYVAFSQLLGLTLVAMTGAWLGLYRGGIAWESDLQFNAHPLCMVIGLVFLQGDALLVYRVFRNEAKRTTKVLHGLLHVFALVIALVGLVAVFDYHRKKGYADLYSLHSWCGILVFGLYFVQWLVGFSLFLFPGAPFSLRSRYRPQHIFFGATIFLLSVGTALLGLKEALLFNLGDKYSAFEPEGVLANVLGLLLACFGGAVLYILTRADWKRPSQAEEQALSMDFKTLTEGDSPGSQ; from the exons ATGGAGGGCGGGGCCGCGGCATCCACCCCCGCAGCGCTGCCTTACTACGTGGCCTTCTCCCAGCTGCTGGGCCTGACCTTGGTGGCCATGACTGGCGCTTGGCTCGGGTTGTACCGAGGCGGCATTGCCTGGGAGAGCGACCTGCAGTTCAACGCGCACCCCCTCTGCATGGTCATAGGCCTCGTCTTCCTGCAGGGAGATG CCCTACTGGTTTACCGTgtcttcagaaatgaagccaaacGCACCACCAAGGTCCTGCATGGGCTGCTGCACGTCTTTGCGCTCGTCATCGCCCTGGTTG GCTTGGTCGCGGTGTTCGACTACCACAGGAAGAAGGGCTACGCGGACCTGTACAGCCTGCACAGCTGGTGCGGGATCCTTGTCTTTGGCCTGTACTTTGTGCAG TGGCTGGTGGGCTTCAGCTTATTCCTGTTCCCCGGAGCTCCGTTCTCCCTGCGGAGCCGCTACCGGCCACAGCACATCTTCTTTGGTGCCACCATCTTTCTGCTTTCCGTGGGCACTGCCCTGCTGGGCCTGAAGGAGGCACTGCTGTTCAACCTCGG GGACAAGTACAGTGCGTTTGAGCCCGAGGGCGTCCTGGCCAATGTGCTGGGCCTGCTGCTGGCCTGCTTCGGTGGGGCGGTGCTCTATATCTTGACTCGGGCTGACTGGAAGCGGCCTTCCCAGGCCGAAGAGCAGGCCCTCTCCATGGACTTCAAGACGCTGACGGAGGGAGACAGCCCCGGCTCCCAGTGA